From Camelina sativa cultivar DH55 chromosome 7, Cs, whole genome shotgun sequence, one genomic window encodes:
- the LOC104705096 gene encoding uncharacterized protein LOC104705096, translating into MALHLLIPKQRFHLNPFLIRIFSTSSSRLPSQLPSNFFTEKPLVDHPRNPDDVFDRFAIRRYLREQPDETQSRVAITELPKEEKRRKAGRPKKKQLVELEQKPKNGKQSRTASISGARMKKLSGLSSSSRNALKNHPDYICSVTHAMDVLNGLSRVKKWSPLYRASMDHLMADVAHRQAFLTFPDPEDMIRYLRYKTQKTGRE; encoded by the exons ATGGCGCTTCATCTTCTCATACCAAAACAAAGGTTCCACTTGAATCCATTTCTGATCCGTATTTTCTCAACGTCTTCATCAAGACTACCCTCTCAATTACCGTCGAACTTCTTTACCGAGAAACCTCTCGTCGATCATCCGAGGAATCCAGACGATGTGTTTGACAGGTTTGCTATTCGTCGATATCTGAGAGAGCAACCT GATGAAACACAAAGCAGAGTTGCAATAACAGAGCTTCCAAAGGAAGAAAAACGGAGGAAAGCTGGAAGACCCAAGAAGAAACAACTAGTAGAGCTAGAGCAGAAACCAAAGAACGGGAAGCAAAGCAGAACTGCAAGTATAAGCGGAGCCCGAATGAAAAAGTTAAGTGGTTTGAGTAGCTCTTCACGAAATGCACTCAAAAATCATCCAGATTACATATGCAGTGTGACACATGCAATGGATGTTTTAAATGGTCTTTCTAGAGTGAAGAAGTGGTCGCCTTTATACCGAGCTTCCATGGATCATCTTATGGCTGATGTAGCTCACCGACAAGCCTTCTTAACGTTCCCTGATCCTGAGGATATGATTCGGTACTTGAGGTATAAGACTCAGAAAACGGGAAGAGAGTGA
- the LOC104705097 gene encoding uncharacterized protein LOC104705097: protein MALNLARPKQRLHSNPSLIHLFSTSSSSSSSSPQDGNESSEHRSQSPSSTTSSPPSDFKIPSYFSGIKSSLKQSQPQDGRRQFPRFDSKAQNPSPSLSGNQIGGRIQEIRRNLNEFRSREAAPSPRDWQDVYKQNVLSKSGDSYGTRKIEGTSFARVKENLRQMRPQEGKWASLSGLQNTMKTQFNTNLRSNVIGGEGLPHSVFAEELEQGNDDAEDMKSEFYKSYDPYELGEKLRLYRPEGKKEQGWFSLQELNQRLVKLRAMEEEHAQRTSSSAHPSIVKELRSEIQKAKAA, encoded by the coding sequence ATGGCGCTTAATCTCGCCAGACCTAAGCAAAGGTTACATTCTAATCCATCACTCATTCACCTTTTCTcaacctcttcctcctcctcttcatcatctcctCAAGACGGGAACGAATCTAGCGAACACCGCTCTCAATCACCGTCTTCTACTACATCTTCGCCTCCGTCGGATTTCAAAATCCCATCCTACTTCAGTGGTATCAAAAGCAGCCTGAAACAGAGTCAGCCTCAGGATGGGAGGAGACAGTTCCCCAGGTTCGATAGCAAAGCTCAAAATCCATCGCCGTCGCTCTCCGGTAACCAAATCGGCGGCCGAATTCAGGAAATCAGGAGGAATCTGAACGAGTTCCGAAGCAGAGAAGCAGCTCCTTCGCCGAGGGATTGGCAGGATGTTTACAAACAGAATGTGTTATCGAAATCTGGAGATTCGTATGGGACTCGTAAAATCGAGGGTACGTCATTTGCAAGAGTAAAGGAGAACTTGAGGCAGATGAGACCACAAGAAGGCAAATGGGCCAGTTTATCTGGGTTACAGAACACTATGAAGACGCAATTCAATACAAATCTCCGTTCAAATGTAATCGGAGGAGAAGGATTGCCACATTCAGTGTTTGCCGAGGAGTTAGAACAAGGGAACGACGACGCTGAGGATATGAAATCGGAGTTTTACAAGAGTTATGATCCTTACGAATTGGGAGAGAAGCTAAGATTGTATAGACCAgaaggaaagaaagaacaagGTTGGTTCTCACTACAGGAGCTGAATCAGAGGCTTGTTAAGCTTAGGGCGATGGAAGAGGAACATGCACAGAGAACGAGTAGTTCAGCGCATCCCTCAATCGTCAAAGAGTTGAGGTCTGAGATTCAAAAAGCCAAGGCTGCG